A stretch of the Alnus glutinosa chromosome 6, dhAlnGlut1.1, whole genome shotgun sequence genome encodes the following:
- the LOC133870448 gene encoding uncharacterized protein LOC133870448 has translation MTLEDFFTLTEMKDGLTVPSRVEELLNVMQKEKDCVVKNVGDATRQWAAVASTIAATENKDCLDLFIQLDGLWFIDRWLKDAQTFGKDTSDSCVEESITALLRALETLHIDNERSISSGILITVKNLLGHNSSKVQDRARMLFDSWKHGKECDLIHQDVDDGSRRLAEEDCGQSALDNPISRGIGNEENHVLEYARDEVSPLSRSDDLQPEKIEDVQIPNHHDQAGSHMVSGPEDTKDGPPDPLASSLLSNPLQENPSIKEESPLRAAEGTTSTGTCSVTVTKQGSDEVLSDVVRMNESSKSEKQVHEAGNSSDKLGMTEVSSASGALESGTACTGDEAGSEQKIMREPALQDNVDANEKPASDFKSRLDDMRVINRCSANAFKTTGQDGECCSNALLSANGSISGKPEDLDTTSRMEDTGEADEDKEHTSDEGDDFMKASDFPKSAMYTKNPDVIDKRRSDIELEYGMVDALEVARQVAQEVEREMVDCREPFFSSSSEKISEGGIRQPGSPDSINGKQDQPTDVPQEEVPTGQSQSAETNPEGEGGSINSDNLDNEPENSAHDMESSQVTEAAQEPEVNIEKGPCDFDLNQEVCSDEMDCPMNPLTPVSFVSASRPAAAPGLPVAPLQFEGSLGWKGCAATSAFRPASPRRIPDGDKTLSIRGTRDSSKQRHHCLDIDLNVAEGGDELGKQIPVSSGLPSGESSVEVSPMRSGRFKLDLNCLGDDGDPPILDSRMGEQLSNNRNSHRSPSPASSSSSMQPSLWNIDLNDRPYIQNDALDHGPIRPSQFGNVYGGRKPDAPVISIMGTRVEVNRKDFLAQTPSLPNGKSVEPAVDASMTRVGGVLGMGPTMSYTHSPVFGYNGLTTGPTMSFSSAMYGPAGSIPYMVDSRGAPVLPQIVGSAPAVPPSYPQSPFIMSIGGVQQGLNSVGPSRPNFDLNSGFMMEGGNRDLGGSRQLFIPGQGRSMEEHLRTNLQPSSSSGVGGKRKEPDSGWEPYAFNYKHQQPPWK, from the coding sequence ATGACGCTCGAGGATTTCTTTACGTTGACCGAGATGAAAGATGGGCTCACAGTCCCATCTCGAGTTGAGGAGCTGCTCAATGTAATGCAGAAGGAGAAAGATTGTGTTGTGAAGAATGTTGGCGATGCAACCAGGCAGTGGGCTGCTGTTGCAAGCACTATTGCTGCCACAGAGAATAAAGATTGTCTTGATCTTTTTATTCAGTTAGATGGACTTTGGTTTATTGATAGATGGTTGAAGGATGCTCAAACGTTTGGTAAGGACACAAGTGACAGTTGTGTAGAAGAATCAATCACTGCACTGCTACGAGCACTTGAAACGTTGCATATAGACAATGAGAGATCAATATCTTCGGGGATTTTGATTACTGTCAAGAATCTTCTTGGCCACAATAGCTCTAAGGTTCAGGACAGAGCAAGAATGTTGTTTGATAGCTGGAAGCATGGTAAGGAATGTGATTTAATTCACCAGGATGTTGATGATGGGAGTAGACGGCTTGCTGAAGAGGATTGTGGGCAATCTGCTTTAGATAATCCTATTTCCAGAGGAATCGGTAATGAAGAGAATCATGTGTTAGAATATGCCAGAGATGAAGTGTCACCTTTGAGTAGATCAGATGATCTTCAGCCAGAAAAGATTGAAGATGTACAGATTCCAAATCATCATGATCAGGCTGGCTCTCATATGGTATCAGGCCCTGAGGACACCAAAGATGGACCTCCGGACCCTTTGGCCTCCTCTCTTTTGTCAAACCCTTTGCAAGAAAATCCTTCTATAAAAGAAGAATCCCCCTTACGTGCTGCAGAAGGAACCACTTCTACTGGGACTTGTAGTGTTACAGTTACAAAGCAAGGCAGTGATGAGGTACTTTCAGATGTTGTCAGGATGAATGAGTCATCTAAAAGTGAAAAGCAGGTACACGAAGCCGGCAATTCCTCAGACAAGTTAGGTATGACAGAGGTCTCTTCTGCCTCAGGTGCATTGGAATCTGGAACTGCTTGTACTGGTGATGAAGCTGGAAGCGAGCAGAAGATTATGAGGGAACCTGCTTTGCAGGATAATGTTGATGCCAATGAGAAGCCTGCATCCGATTTTAAGAGCAGGTTAGATGATATGAGAGTTATAAATCGTTGCAGTGCAAATGCGTTCAAGACTACTGGTCAAGATGGTGAATGTTGTTCTAATGCTTTGTTGTCTGCCAATGGGAGTATATCAGGAAAACCAGAGGATTTAGACACTACTTCCAGGATGGAAGACACTGGAGAAGCTGACGAAGATAAGGAGCATACAAGCGATGAGGGTGATGATTTTATGAAAgcttctgattttcctaaatcaGCAATGTATACCAAAAATCCTGACGTGATTGACAAAAGAAGGTCTGATATTGAACTTGAGTATGGCATGGTTGATGCTCTAGAAGTTGCTCGGCAAGTTGCTCAAGAAGTAGAGCGAGAAATGGTGGATTGTAGAGAACCATTCTTCAGCTCATCTTCAGAGAAAATATCTGAGGGTGGAATCAGGCAGCCAGGTAGCCCAGACTCTATAAATGGAAAGCAGGACCAACCTACCGATGTTCCACAAGAGGAGGTGCCAACTGGACAAAGTCAATCTGCTGAGACAAATCCTGAGGGGGAGGGAGGCTCAATTAATTCAGATAATCTGGACAATGAACCAGAAAATAGCGCACATGATATGGAGTCCTCTCAGGTGACTGAAGCGGCTCAAGAACCAGAGGTTAACATAGAGAAAGGCCCTTGTGATTTTGATCTAAATCAAGAGGTCTGCTCTGACGAAATGGATTGTCCAATGAACCCCTTGACACCCGTCTCTTTTGTTTCTGCTTCAAGGCCAGCAGCAGCTCCTGGATTGCCTGTAGCCCCTTTGCAGTTTGAGGGGAGTCTTGGATGGAAAGGATGTGCTGCTACTAGCGCCTTCCGCCCAGCATCTCCACGTAGGATTCCCGATGGTGATAAGACTCTTTCCATTCGGGGAACCCGTGATAGTTCAAAGCAGAGGCACCATTGCCTTGACATTGATTTGAATGTCGCTGAGGGTGGAGATGAGTTGGGAAAACAAATTCCTGTGTCATCTGGCCTTCCTTCCGGTGAATCTTCAGTTGAAGTGAGCCCAATGAGATCAGGGAGGTTCAAGTTGGACTTGAACTGTCTTGGTGATGATGGTGATCCTCCAATCTTGGATTCGAGGATGGGAGAACAGCTCTCTAACAACAGGAATAGCCATCGCAGCCCATCTCCTgcctcttcatcatcatcaatgcAGCCTTCTTTGTGGAACATTGATTTGAATGACAGACCATATATTCAGAACGATGCTTTGGATCACGGGCCTATTAGGCCTTCCCAATTTGGGAATGTATATGGAGGACGGAAACCAGATGCTCCTGTTATTTCTATCATGGGCACCAGAGTGGAAGTCAATAGAAAAGATTTTCTTGCTCAAACTCCATCCTTGCCAAACGGCAAGTCTGTGGAGCCTGCAGTGGATGCTAGCATGACAAGAGTAGGGGGTGTTTTAGGGATGGGTCCCACAATGTCTTATACTCATTCTCCTGTTTTTGGGTACAATGGACTCACAACGGGGCCCACCATGTCTTTCTCCTCGGCCATGTATGGACCTGCGGGCTCAATCCCGTATATGGTGGATTCTCGAGGAGCCCCCGTTTTGCCGCAGATTGTGGGTTCTGCACCAGCTGTTCCGCCTTCCTACCCACAGTCGCCTTTCATCATGAGCATTGGTGGTGTACAGCAAGGTCTAAATAGTGTAGGGCCGTCTCGCCCAAATTTTGATCTGAACTCCGGATTCATGATGGAGGGAGGGAATAGAGACTTGGGGGGTTCGAGACAGCTTTTCATTCCTGGTCAAGGTAGGTCTATGGAGGAGCATTTGAGGACCAACTTACAACCCTCTTCAAGCTCCGGGGTTGGTGGGAAAAGAAAGGAACCGGATAGTGGATGGGAACCCTATGCGTTTAACTACAAACACCAGCAGCCACCGTGGAAATAG